From a single Parambassis ranga chromosome 2, fParRan2.1, whole genome shotgun sequence genomic region:
- the LOC114432629 gene encoding syntaxin-12-like produces MSYGKAESRPVQWDFGILIQTCSSNIQKITQNTAQIKSMVNQLGTRQDTSELQDRLQQIQHSTNQLAKDTNRHLKELGSIPFPTSPSEQRQQKIQRDRLMNDFSAALNNFQAVQRRAAEKEKESVARARAGSRLSAEDSSRDEKLVSFDTQENWGQMTTQTEEVAITEEDLELIKERETNIRQLESDILDVNQIFKDLAVMIHDQGEMIDSIEANVENAEVHVERGTEQLQRAAYYQQKSRKRMCILAVVCSVVLILLALIIWLQNK; encoded by the exons ATGTCATATGGCAAAGCAGAGAGCCGCCCTGTCCAATGGGACTTTGGTATTCTCATACAGACATGCAGCTCCAACATCCAAAAGATCACACAGAACA CTGCTCAGATCAAGTCAATGGTGAACCAGCTGGGGACCAGGCAGGACACCAGTGAACTCCAGGACCGTCT GCAGCAGATACAGCACTCTACCAATCAGCTGGCGAAAGACACCAACAGGCACCTGAAAGAGTTGGGATCAATCCCTTTTCCCACATCACCCTCAGAACAA AGGCAGCAAAAGATCCAAAGGGACCGGCTGATGAATGATTTCTCAGCAGCTCTCAACAACTTCCAAGCTGTCCAGCGGCGTGcagcagagaaggagaaagaatcAGTTGCTAGAGCTAGAGCTGGTTCCCGCCTATCC gCTGAAGACAGCTCTCGGGATGAAAAGCTTGTATCTTTTGATAC CCAAGAGAACTGGGGTCAGATGACCACCCAGACAGAGGAAGTGGCCATTACAGAGGAGGACCTGGAGCTTATCAAGGAGAGAGAAACCAACATTAGACAGCTGGAG tctgacaTTTTGGACGTAAACCAGATTTTTAAGGACCTGGCGGTGATGATTCATGACCAGGGAGAGATGATTG ATAGTATTGAGGCAAATGTGGAAAATGCTGAAGTTCATGTGGAACGAGGAACAGAGCAGCTCCAAAGAGCTGCCTACTACCAG CAAAAGTCCCGGAAGAGGATGTGCATCCTTGCTGTGGTTTGTTCTGTCGTACTCATTTTGCTTGCCCTCATCATTTGGCTACAAAATAAGTGA